A window of Daphnia pulicaria isolate SC F1-1A chromosome 10, SC_F0-13Bv2, whole genome shotgun sequence contains these coding sequences:
- the LOC124313907 gene encoding beta-1,3-galactosyltransferase brn-like isoform X1, translating into MNLLGKIWRLRRKFTTSPVKSIFLATCWLVMIICSTVSLNYMGVFTHFLEKDYYTEFSYPLHVDLQPLVKDLAVGNVPAVKPINTFNYTYLKLCADKCANNPKLLLVVKSALTHFEQRQAIRETWGDEMQFSTILIRRVFLLGTGFDPEIQRKVDEEDEMFNDIVQADFVDDYHNNTLKTMSGFKWAVEHCSPVQFVAFSDDDMYVSTKNLLRFVRNPSTYPEEEEQLPRIVQGIEHRERSLKQEIVLATQGEEFNQASNLNGNLKLYAGYVFHSPPQRHLPSKWFVSLEEYPYHLWPPYVTAGAYVVSREALLDLYYASFYTKYFRFDDIFLALVALKVNIEPVHCSDFYFWKKGYSLFGYQNVIASHGYGDPDELRSVWNEQKLAGYA; encoded by the exons ATGAATTTACTTGGAAAAATATGGAGGCTCAGGCGGAAATTCACTACATCACCAGTCAAGTCGATTTTTCTGGCAACTTGCTGGCTGGTCATGATTATCTGTTCGACAGTCAGCCTAAACTACATGGGTGTATTCACCCATTTCCTAGAGAAAGATTACTACACAGAGTTTTCATACCCCCTGCACGTCGATCTTCAACCTCTGGTCAAGGATCTGGCCGTGGGAAATGTGCCAGCAGTCAAGCCTATTAATACGTTCAACTACACCTACCTGAAATTGTGTGCGGACAAGTGTGCCAACAACCCGAAACTTTTGCTTGTCGTCAAATCAGCCCTGACTCATTTTGAGCAACGCCAAGCCATCAGAGAAACATGGGGTGATGAAATGCAATTCTCAACTATTTTGATCCGCCGTGTCTTCTTATTGGGCACCGGATTCGACCCTGAAATCCAAAGGAAAGTAGATGAAGAGGATGAGATGTTTAACGACATTGTGCAGGCCGATTTCGTAGATGATTATCACAACAACACGTTGAAGACCATGTCGGGATTCAAATGGGCGGTGGAACATTGTTCACCTGTGCAGTTTGTGGCTTTCTCAGACGACGACATGTACGTTTCCACCAAAAACCTGCTGCGATTCGTCCGCAATCCGTCGACTTacccggaagaagaagaacaactaCCTCGCATTGTTCAAGGTATCGAGCACAGGGAACGATCTCTCAAGCAGGAAATCGTGTTGGCTACCCAGGGAGAAGAGTTCAACCAAGCCAGTAATCTCaatggaaatttgaaattgtatgCAG GGTACGTTTTCCATTCTCCGCCGCAGCGACACCTGCCAAGCAAATGGTTTGTCTCATTAGAAGAGTACCCGTATCACTTGTGGCCGCCATATGTCACGGCCGGCGCTTATGTTGTATCTCGTGAAGCCTTATTGGACTTGTATTACGCCAGTTTCTACACCAAGTATTTCCGATTCGACGATATCTTCTTGGCACTCGTTGCGCTCAAAGTCAACATTGAACCTGTCCACTGTTCggacttttacttttggaagaAGGGCTACTCACTATTTGGCTACCAAAACGTCATCGCCTCTCACGGCTACGGCGATCCCGATGAACTGCGAAGTGTCTGGAATGAACAGAAACTTGCTGGTTACGCCTGA
- the LOC124313907 gene encoding beta-1,3-galactosyltransferase brn-like isoform X2, which translates to MEAQAEIHYITSQVDFSGNLLAEKDYYTEFSYPLHVDLQPLVKDLAVGNVPAVKPINTFNYTYLKLCADKCANNPKLLLVVKSALTHFEQRQAIRETWGDEMQFSTILIRRVFLLGTGFDPEIQRKVDEEDEMFNDIVQADFVDDYHNNTLKTMSGFKWAVEHCSPVQFVAFSDDDMYVSTKNLLRFVRNPSTYPEEEEQLPRIVQGIEHRERSLKQEIVLATQGEEFNQASNLNGNLKLYAGYVFHSPPQRHLPSKWFVSLEEYPYHLWPPYVTAGAYVVSREALLDLYYASFYTKYFRFDDIFLALVALKVNIEPVHCSDFYFWKKGYSLFGYQNVIASHGYGDPDELRSVWNEQKLAGYA; encoded by the exons ATGGAGGCTCAGGCGGAAATTCACTACATCACCAGTCAAGTCGATTTTTCTGGCAACTTGCTGGCTG AGAAAGATTACTACACAGAGTTTTCATACCCCCTGCACGTCGATCTTCAACCTCTGGTCAAGGATCTGGCCGTGGGAAATGTGCCAGCAGTCAAGCCTATTAATACGTTCAACTACACCTACCTGAAATTGTGTGCGGACAAGTGTGCCAACAACCCGAAACTTTTGCTTGTCGTCAAATCAGCCCTGACTCATTTTGAGCAACGCCAAGCCATCAGAGAAACATGGGGTGATGAAATGCAATTCTCAACTATTTTGATCCGCCGTGTCTTCTTATTGGGCACCGGATTCGACCCTGAAATCCAAAGGAAAGTAGATGAAGAGGATGAGATGTTTAACGACATTGTGCAGGCCGATTTCGTAGATGATTATCACAACAACACGTTGAAGACCATGTCGGGATTCAAATGGGCGGTGGAACATTGTTCACCTGTGCAGTTTGTGGCTTTCTCAGACGACGACATGTACGTTTCCACCAAAAACCTGCTGCGATTCGTCCGCAATCCGTCGACTTacccggaagaagaagaacaactaCCTCGCATTGTTCAAGGTATCGAGCACAGGGAACGATCTCTCAAGCAGGAAATCGTGTTGGCTACCCAGGGAGAAGAGTTCAACCAAGCCAGTAATCTCaatggaaatttgaaattgtatgCAG GGTACGTTTTCCATTCTCCGCCGCAGCGACACCTGCCAAGCAAATGGTTTGTCTCATTAGAAGAGTACCCGTATCACTTGTGGCCGCCATATGTCACGGCCGGCGCTTATGTTGTATCTCGTGAAGCCTTATTGGACTTGTATTACGCCAGTTTCTACACCAAGTATTTCCGATTCGACGATATCTTCTTGGCACTCGTTGCGCTCAAAGTCAACATTGAACCTGTCCACTGTTCggacttttacttttggaagaAGGGCTACTCACTATTTGGCTACCAAAACGTCATCGCCTCTCACGGCTACGGCGATCCCGATGAACTGCGAAGTGTCTGGAATGAACAGAAACTTGCTGGTTACGCCTGA